CCTAACTATTATTGAATAACTAGATCACGTTGTATTAGTAAGACTGATACTTTAAATTAAACGATTATGCCATCTTAAAATCTCACATAATATTATAGCATAATTTCAATATGTCGCGTAAGCTTTTGCCCCtattctattaattaatttcacaaTATTAGCCTTCGAAAATTAATCTAATCCAcgcgagtttttttttttggtgagcTAATAAGGGATTTGTGGACGTTGCCGACTAACAAAACCAGTAAAATACTCTATTATCTGataagttattattattttaagcaagGAGGGGGAgtattaaataataagtaaTTGATAAGATTAATTCTTTAGATTAGACGGTGAGCTTCACATAACTAAGGGCCCGTTTGGTTCTGGTATAGAAACGGGAACATAATAAGATGAAATGAGACGGAGTCGGAAACGGAATgacaaattttcatttttttttaatttaataaggAATTCGAATTCAATTTCATTTGCTTCTATTTGTTTCATTGCCTATGGAATCGgaatcaaattttaatatatgataattatttGCAATACTTCAAGTCAATAATTAACAAGTATCCATGCGGCTCAATAATCATTCATATACCATatataaagaataaaaaaattcttaaaatacaccaaatttattcaataacatgatattaagaaaaaaattagaacTAAAGTTCAGTCGAATTTCGCAGAAAGCATCGCAATATTGctttgtaattattcaaaatatgTAAAACAAACTTAATAAAGTGCGATATTTTGGTTGACGATATTTACTGATTAGAAAAATCTTTCCATTGACAATTACTAGATTTCGTTTCAACGtttgattaaattttttgagcaaaattttattaaagaaaaaaacaaataaaattaatttttgattCCCCTTCCTCATTCCTCCCTAGGCGGACCCAGGAAATGGATGGGGGAATCGATTCAGTTTCCGATTTGGCTCAAACAAACATCAACAATCAAACAAACATCAACAATCAGAATGATCCATTTCAATTCCGATTCCCCTCTCAATTTACATGAATCAAACGGATCCTAAATGAGCTAAAGCACAAAAAGAATGAGAAATGAGGTATAGTACAGTAGTAAATTCCGTCGTACTGAAATGAATAAATCAATAAGACTTCTTGTATCCCTTTatttctccttcttcctctaTCCTCTACGAGATTGGTGCCATAGTAACCAAGATacaaaaaaatgcatatagaagaaaaaaacaaagagtaCTTTGAACATCAGACCTGAATTTGATATGGACATCTCTTAcaacataaattaataagatGTAACCAAAACTTTTATGTCTTCGATTCTGATCTTGATGCATATAAGATCCTCGACTGAACAGGATCTAAACATTTTAGGAGGATCCTTGGTAGGTAGGCCGGATATTATTGACCTATAAGGAAACTAATCTCTCGGTGCAAATTACCGACTCAATTAGGGCGGGTGATATTATGTCATCTTGTCTTCTTTTGTAAGACTACGAGGCCGAGGGAATCTTTGCGATCTCTACCAAGAGTTTGTGAAGGGCCTGAGGCTTGGAAAAGAAGGGTGAATGATCGGCACCTTTGAGGCGGAACACGCGCTCTGGTGGGCCTGAGCTGATCATTGCTTCTTGAACTGCGATGGGTATGGCGTGATCTTCTGGAGTCTCAATATAGAACCGTCTTACTGATCCATGCTTCAGGTGCGAGAGTGAGAGCTTCTCCAGCAGTGGAGGGAACGGGATGGGTCTCATCGAAACAGATGCTAATGCAACATCCTAGACAACCAATATCAATAGCATTCCATAAGCATCAATTATCGCAAATAGTTTTGGCGAGAAAAGAACTAAAGATGTTTGGTCTGAATATGTATAAAAGCTTAACAGCACCTTTGCTGGGCTTTGGTTGAATAATAGATCCTTCAGCAATGATCTGTCCAGTTCGATAGCAGTTGGAGGCTGATCCTTCCCATGTCCATACAAAAATATCTGAGCCTCTTGTATGAAATCATTCGAACCGGCAGCCTGATGCATACAAATTTTGACAATAATTAAGTGGCAATAACACAAGGTATCTCAGTATCAGAGGAAGAAAAGCAtccttttgtttatttgtggATTAAAACAGGGGAATTATCGCGTAATAATCATGGAACAGAAGAAACCTGCTTCAACAAGTCGAGAGCACTTTGCCCACTCGTCAACATCACAGCAGCAACGAAGACAGACTTTGCAATTTTATGAGGAAACAACTCCATTACATGTGATATGCAAGCACCCCCAAAATCATGTCCCACCAGAACAACCTGCACAACAGAAAATAGAAAGAGACCAAATAGAATGAATTTAGTGGGCTTTTAAATGGTTAAGATTTGAGGAAGTTTTTCATCACAAGTGTAGACAGTCAAAAAAGAAGCAAGGGCATAAAGAAACCACCTTCTCTCCATCAGCAAGCTTCTCGAGAAAGTCTGTCAATGGCTTCGCGTACTGAGAAAGAGTGGCGATGCCATTTGTATCAAAAGAGTCGATGCCTGAACCAGTTAAATCTATTGCAGTGACCTTGAAACCGCCTTCCTCTAGAAGTGCTATAGTTTTATACCAACACCAAGCACCAAAGCCACCTCCATGAACTAGTACAAAATGGCTGGTTTCTAGGTCGGCAATCTGCAGATCCTGTAGCAAACAGATGGATGGAGAGACATGGAGAGTCATGCAGGACAGAAAATACTATACTTCTCTTAATTGATAGGCGCAAATTCAGGAATAAAGCATATTGGCAAGCACAAAACAAGATTGAGTCAGAAGGCAAAGCAAGCAACACATCACATCACAGCATGCAAAATACCAGCAAGAACAGAGATTTTCAATATCTGGCTGATCAGAGCTAACAATCACACAAGTATCCTCAAAACGGAGACGCTAAGCAAAACTAAAGGATGCATGCACTTGATATTAGACCGAACCACAGGATGATAGCCAAAACATTTGGGTTCCGCTGGCATTTATTCGTGCCGCTATTGGCCACTATTTCACATATATGCAATTATAATTCTGTCCCATTAGTAAGCCTATAGCAGCACTACTTCGAGGATTCCTACCAAAACAAAATGCCTCAGCGTGACCCATTCATGTAACGTTCATCAAGATCCATCTACAAGGGTGAACAGAGGAAAGATTATGTCTGGCTAACCGAATTCAAATACTCCATAGGGATCCACTGCCCAGTTATAATGTCATCCATGGACACTTAGTAGACCTTCCCATGGCATTTCACATACTGGAAAAGGATATATTAACACAGCGCCGAGAATAGAAACTCAGGCTCGACCGGTAACCGCCAATGAAACCATTATGAGTGGCTAATACAGAGAAAGATCAACCAGGCAGTAACTCAATCATCAAAGGAGTATTCCTTAAACAGACACAAAGGACTGCCAAAAGAAGTAGCTTTTCTCCTCGAGCTTCTCGATCCTAAACACAACTCATGCAGCAAATGTTCGACTTCATGTCATGGAGCTCAGAAGCAAGAACTGGCCATTAGCTCCAAGAAATGAAATTGCATCCTCACGACGGCAAAGCTAAAAGTGGGAACTTTGGGGTTTTTAATGTGGATGTAGTTCAGCAATCAATCCAATTATTAGTTCGGGTACTTAAAAGCATCACGGACCTGGTTAACGAGCTGGTGAGGCTGAAGCAGAGGATCGGTGAGCGACCGAGCTCTGGAGCTGGAGCTCCGCGGGAGGGACTGCCTCTTGGAGGAGGAGAAAGAGGTAGAGTTAGGGTAGCGGAGGGAGGCGGAACGGTCGAATTGCGGGAGGGAGCCGTTGTGCTGCTGCTGGCGGAAGAGGATCGCGGCGGCGAGGGCCTGCTCCCGGATCAGCGCGGAGTCATCGAACTTGTCCTTGCTGGACGATCGGACCCTGGACCACCGATTGCTGGCGGCGGCGCCGGCGTGGGGCGGATTGGAGAGGCGCTTGACGGGGCGGGTCCGCTTCTTCGCGGGTCGGGGGGAGAGGCAGGCGCAGAGATTGCCCATCAATCAATGTGGTTGCATgtggagagagggagagagagggagaacaGAGGAAATGCGTCGTCTGTGTGCTTCCCCTTCTGCAAAGCCCATAAcagttagagagagaaagaaaaggaaagtttcttcatttagagagagaaagatggGAAAAAGCGGAAAGCGAAGTTGGCGGCTTTCAGGTGAAGCTTCCTTCTGTGCAGTAAGAAGCCAAACTACCAAACCGACCGAACAGTCGCATCGCGTATACGCATACATACATTACACACACTGTTTCCCGGTCTCTATATTGGCTTTGGCTTTGGCTTTGGCTTTTCTTTCCATAATGTATATGCAAATGTATATGGTTGCATTAATGGCTCTTCGTGTGTATATATTCGGTGGTCCTCCCAATCCATAATCAGTGTGATAAACAACGATAAGCATACTGTAAGAAGATTTGCATCGAACTCTTCTACCGGTTTTCGAGCGGGTATGCCTTACTTGGAATTTGCTGCATGAGTTTACACCATTATAAACGAGAAGAATGTACTATTTTAATTAACTCTATTTAAGCTCTTTCCAATTTTtaggtgttttttttttgttaccaTAGGAGGCTTTTGACCaagtattgaaaataaataaatgagcaCATGTAATTTTACTGATAAGAATCGAACATGAAATATCTATATTACTAAGTAAGAATGTTAGCTATTGCGCCACATccatttctcaatttttaagtGCTTTTATGATTGATGGTGTTGGATTTGTTAGCTTTCTTATCCTGCATGACTAGGTAGTCTTTTATGTAATTTCTTGATATATTGTAGAAGTTGTTAAAAGTGTTCGGTAAAAATAAAACGACTTATAATAATTCTCTCGTGCATATATATCaaacatatatttaatattaatgttatctgttttttatgaataatattaatgtATCTGTGGATCTTATTATATAACATGCATATGATTACGCTGTGTTCATGTGTTACCCATGTTTCCATCTtttttagttctttttttattactaaACTAGGAGTCGCAACCTCTCACcttctttattatattttgggttcataaatataaattatttatattatatttgatgTGGTCACATCAATTCCCGATGAATTAGGACCAATTTGTTAAGCaagattaattttatagaactGAAACCCATGAAGCAATGCACCTACTTTAATGCCCCGACAAGTATTCCATATATTTTACTGAGAGACCATTAACGTATAATAATACAACACAGAACATCGAGCAGAATCGTTAGGACTGAAACCCCAATGAAAAgggcaagaaaaaaaatgaaattattaatttggaaaaatatacAATTCAACGTAAGAAGACAAATCAAATTCAATGCTAATCCAATCAATGCATGTAGTACGGATCATAGgcttaaattttaattaatacttGGCCCGTCCAAATTAAAATGCTACCAAACCCATAACCCTCCTAATTGCTAGTTCCCCTTTACATTGGGATGCTAATTTGGCATACAATTCCTTGACTCGTAATTGATATTTGCATGGCATCACCGATAAAGCCTAACTTTCATATGTGGTCGTTAGGAGGACAACTCTATCTGCATAAATTTGATCGATTAATGCATGGTGAAATTCAAaccttataatttttaattaattatttatttaagtttttttttttcggttagaTTATTGAAGGTTTCCTATTTTAATAACACTATGTTATTGAACCCGTGCGTTGCACGGATTTgtgaagaaaatttaataataagaagctaaatataaaaataataaataatattaattattgatatgcaaaaatttatttattatattataaactTTAATGTGATAAATGTTAGACATATGAtgttgaatatatattcaattcatgagtaaaaaatttatgtaatgAATTTGTATACATCATTTCAATTATCAATCTTATttctatgaaaataatttccaaatcctagaaattcaaaatcattagtttttatttgatgaaagaatgataattgtaaaatatttataattttagtattttagtaTTTACTTGCACTTTATTCTTTTCATATTACATGAATTAAGTTTCATGAATTTGAATAGTTTTAGATGGAACGATCCAATCATTTCGATAAAAGATTTACTCAATTAAGTTTTCATAAAGTTAGCTATATAATTcttctaaaatttttaatataatgcagtccatgtaattaattagattATGAATAATGTAcgtttaatatttaatattaatctATATACTATACATATTCAAActtggtttatatatatatatatatttatatcttcaTCAGAATAAtttgtattaattttatttattatatagaaaattattaatgtaaatatttttatattaattaaatgagtATCCTTATAATTCCACTTATTGTGtagaattaatatatttataattaattgtgtGCATATTGAAAACTTATTATGTGAATTAATAATGTAAATAgttacattaatttaatttcaaccattttataatttgatCCTAATGTGTTATTTATTTTACGATTCAACCCTTATTTAGTAGTTTGTAGTCAAGTTTATTTTACTAAAATCCTAAGATTGAATCATTTTTAacctatatattattatttactttataataatattgcaAATGATATTAAAATAGTTcttcatataattattttctttcaatattcTATTAAATTTTGCATTTAATGCACTATCAAACAtagaatttatattaaaaataaaattgtagaTTATATTCAAATagtttttgatatatttattttctttcaatatttATGTTCCTTACAAATAGTATTTATTGAGGTATTCTAACCTCATATTATTTGGAGATTTACCTTTCTATCCATATTTA
The sequence above is drawn from the Punica granatum isolate Tunisia-2019 chromosome 5, ASM765513v2, whole genome shotgun sequence genome and encodes:
- the LOC116208815 gene encoding putative methylesterase 11, chloroplastic; its protein translation is MGNLCACLSPRPAKKRTRPVKRLSNPPHAGAAASNRWSRVRSSSKDKFDDSALIREQALAAAILFRQQQHNGSLPQFDRSASLRYPNSTSFSSSKRQSLPRSSSSRARSLTDPLLQPHQLVNQDLQIADLETSHFVLVHGGGFGAWCWYKTIALLEEGGFKVTAIDLTGSGIDSFDTNGIATLSQYAKPLTDFLEKLADGEKVVLVGHDFGGACISHVMELFPHKIAKSVFVAAVMLTSGQSALDLLKQAAGSNDFIQEAQIFLYGHGKDQPPTAIELDRSLLKDLLFNQSPAKDVALASVSMRPIPFPPLLEKLSLSHLKHGSVRRFYIETPEDHAIPIAVQEAMISSGPPERVFRLKGADHSPFFSKPQALHKLLVEIAKIPSAS